In Prosthecobacter sp. SYSU 5D2, one genomic interval encodes:
- a CDS encoding BatA domain-containing protein → MTWLFPLYLLGAAAIIGPILMHLRRRPPQDRVEFSSLMFLDAQTPMPVSKRRLEHWLLLLLRCLALILLALMFSRPLWRGEETAAVGQNHATLILVDRSASMQRGDLWPRAQTEAARLLAASTPTDRIALATFDRDFTPLWTFAEDAESASTRTATTRQRLEQTAPGWSSTDLGLALVQAVSSFTSQPGLAGLKKRIIILTDFQEGTRLDALRSQVWPETIAVTLHRLDAPDSDNLSLSLAATSPEDNQEDDNATPPDTALPAASATSTPRRPVTRLRLANSRDSKAANFTLAWEKGGAESLAGYLPPGATRILAAPPVADESLARSLLLTGDAWDFDNRVFITPPQPRPVRILFIGDESTRDEAASPLFYLSRALQKTPTLVPELSVSSATALTPTALAETDIVFTSGTPLQPPQAQALRSFMEEGGMVVAVVDVTATPPAILSTLTSAPATSITLGQPAPAQDYLMLAEVDTAHPLLRPFADERLRDFTKLRFWKHRPLELTEAAAPFLKVIARFDDRTPAILTASPGQGTLILLTSGWHPADSQLALSTKFVPLLYGWLEAAGFRNEQTASLLVGDVFPAEAGTQIMKPDGQPLTLPDGLAPRAEAPGLYTLQSEPPRLIAVNLPPEETRVTPLEPDKLLEFGVRLESTSALDPASPTAAEDRERLATTEQEGRQRAWFWLLTAILAILALETWLSGRIRQSTPQPTYS, encoded by the coding sequence ATGACCTGGCTCTTCCCTCTCTACCTCCTCGGAGCCGCCGCCATCATCGGCCCCATCCTCATGCACCTGCGCCGCCGCCCGCCGCAGGACCGTGTCGAATTCAGCTCCCTCATGTTCCTGGACGCGCAGACCCCCATGCCCGTCAGCAAGCGCCGCCTGGAGCACTGGCTCCTCCTGCTTCTCCGCTGCCTCGCCCTCATCCTCCTCGCCCTCATGTTCTCCCGCCCCCTCTGGCGGGGGGAGGAAACCGCCGCCGTGGGGCAAAATCACGCCACCCTCATCCTTGTGGACCGCAGCGCCTCCATGCAGCGCGGCGATCTATGGCCACGCGCCCAGACCGAAGCCGCCCGCCTGCTCGCCGCCTCCACCCCCACCGACCGCATCGCGCTCGCCACCTTTGACCGCGATTTCACCCCCCTCTGGACCTTTGCCGAGGACGCCGAATCCGCCAGCACCCGCACCGCCACGACCAGACAACGTCTGGAGCAAACCGCCCCCGGCTGGTCCTCCACCGACCTCGGTCTCGCCCTCGTCCAGGCCGTCTCCAGCTTCACCAGCCAGCCCGGCCTCGCAGGGCTCAAAAAGCGCATCATCATCCTCACCGATTTCCAGGAAGGCACCCGCCTGGATGCCCTCCGCAGTCAGGTCTGGCCGGAGACCATCGCCGTCACCCTCCACCGCCTGGATGCCCCGGATTCTGACAACCTCTCCCTCTCCCTCGCCGCCACCAGCCCGGAGGATAACCAGGAGGATGACAACGCCACCCCGCCTGACACAGCACTCCCCGCAGCCTCCGCCACTTCCACACCTCGCCGCCCCGTTACCCGCCTCCGCCTCGCCAATAGCCGCGATTCCAAAGCCGCCAATTTCACCCTGGCCTGGGAAAAAGGCGGTGCTGAGTCCCTCGCCGGATACCTTCCCCCCGGTGCCACCCGCATCCTCGCCGCCCCGCCCGTTGCGGATGAATCTCTCGCCCGCAGCCTCCTCCTCACCGGGGATGCGTGGGACTTTGACAATCGCGTCTTCATCACCCCCCCGCAGCCCCGTCCGGTCCGCATCCTCTTCATCGGGGATGAATCCACCCGCGACGAAGCCGCCTCCCCTCTCTTCTACCTCAGCCGTGCCCTGCAAAAGACCCCCACTCTCGTTCCCGAACTTTCCGTTAGTTCCGCCACCGCCCTCACCCCCACGGCCCTGGCGGAAACCGACATCGTCTTCACCTCCGGCACCCCGCTTCAGCCTCCGCAGGCCCAGGCCCTCCGCAGTTTCATGGAAGAAGGTGGCATGGTCGTTGCCGTCGTGGATGTCACTGCCACCCCGCCCGCCATCCTTAGCACCCTCACCTCCGCTCCCGCCACCTCCATCACCCTCGGCCAGCCCGCCCCCGCCCAGGATTACCTCATGCTGGCCGAAGTCGATACCGCCCACCCCCTGCTCCGCCCCTTTGCTGATGAGCGCCTGCGGGACTTCACCAAGCTCCGGTTTTGGAAACACCGCCCATTGGAACTCACCGAAGCCGCCGCTCCGTTCCTGAAAGTCATCGCCCGTTTTGATGATCGTACGCCCGCCATCCTCACCGCCTCGCCAGGGCAGGGAACCCTGATCCTGCTCACCAGCGGCTGGCACCCCGCCGACAGCCAGCTCGCCCTCTCCACCAAGTTCGTCCCCCTCCTCTACGGCTGGCTCGAAGCCGCCGGATTTCGCAACGAACAGACCGCTTCTTTGTTAGTAGGAGATGTCTTTCCAGCAGAAGCCGGAACCCAGATCATGAAACCCGATGGCCAGCCCCTTACTCTGCCGGATGGTCTCGCACCACGTGCCGAAGCGCCTGGGCTTTACACCCTCCAGTCCGAGCCCCCCCGCCTCATCGCCGTCAACCTCCCCCCAGAAGAAACCCGGGTCACCCCCTTAGAGCCTGACAAACTTCTCGAATTCGGCGTCCGCCTCGAATCCACCTCCGCCCTGGATCCTGCCTCCCCCACCGCCGCCGAAGACCGCGAGCGCCTGGCCACCACTGAGCAGGAAGGCCGCCAGCGCGCCTGGTTCTGGCTCCTCACCGCCATCCTCGCCATCCTCGCCCTCGAGACCTGGCTCTCTGGAAGAATCCGCCAATCCACCCCCCAGCCCACGTATTCATAA
- a CDS encoding glutamine amidotransferase — MPTLTFQHPERLWLSLGLMAVVLVLLYIGYRRSPLRGPTRWAALACKASAWAILALCLTDPVWSRKQPKTGENEVILVADNSASLNLTEKQGSPTRAAQMREALGADETTPPSWLDELGLMFRVKTQLADERLQSVADFSKLSFTGTKSELNRALSTLRSGGPASRVAAIVLITDGSPTDIAATQEASSSIPVFPVLVGESAPDPDLHIVGHTITQTSFEDTPVTITAQVAGQGFAGKDIAVCVLDEEGRAVVSEKLRLTKDDTTQVVRLRVPAVRPGVSFYRLAVMEAGLAAKVAKDEWKTLSKEATLANNERHLAIDRGAGPYRVLYISGRPNWEYKFLRRALMGDDEIQLPSLIRIAKREPKFEWRGRTGETSNPLFRGFGQQGEAQRYDQPVLIRLGTRDAAELSDGFPKSPEELFGEYRAIIIDDLEAAFFTQEQMNLMERFVSERGGALLMLGGQENYQAGGYDHTPVGRMLPVYLDRISKSPALANGRLNLTREGWLEPWTRLRPGREEDEQRLAQMPGFQSVNQTFSIKPGASVLATVSGDEHDSLPALAAQRFGEGRVASLMIADMWRWGMRDETTAKDLERAWRQMMRWLVVDVPDRIQIVSTPEDGRIKLEVRVRDRSFRAQDDAMVKIEVTGPDGKPSTLYAEPSLKEAGLFEAEFFPRDSGPYRAAATVESTADNTLPADKILGAKATGWVHDPLTAEFASVKPGNDWMDRIAQESGGQKLLLKDISSLPDLLKNIRVPVEETITKPLWHTPWIFALVLTLLTLEWYLRRKGGMV; from the coding sequence ATGCCCACCCTTACCTTCCAGCACCCTGAGCGCCTCTGGCTCTCCCTCGGCCTCATGGCCGTCGTGCTGGTCCTGCTTTACATCGGCTACCGCCGCTCCCCTCTTCGCGGCCCCACCCGCTGGGCCGCCCTTGCCTGCAAAGCATCCGCCTGGGCCATCCTCGCCCTTTGCCTGACCGATCCCGTCTGGTCCCGCAAGCAGCCCAAGACCGGCGAGAACGAAGTCATCCTCGTCGCCGACAACAGCGCCTCCCTGAACCTCACCGAAAAACAAGGCAGCCCCACCCGCGCCGCCCAGATGCGCGAAGCCCTCGGCGCTGACGAAACCACCCCGCCGTCCTGGCTCGACGAACTCGGCCTCATGTTCCGAGTCAAGACCCAGCTTGCTGATGAGCGTCTGCAAAGCGTCGCCGACTTCTCCAAGCTCAGCTTCACCGGCACCAAGTCCGAGCTGAACCGCGCCCTCAGCACCCTCCGCAGCGGCGGCCCCGCCAGCCGCGTCGCCGCCATCGTCCTCATCACCGACGGCTCCCCCACCGACATCGCGGCCACCCAGGAAGCCTCTTCCTCCATCCCGGTTTTCCCCGTTCTCGTCGGCGAGTCCGCCCCGGATCCAGATCTCCACATCGTCGGCCACACCATCACCCAGACCTCTTTTGAAGACACCCCCGTCACCATCACTGCCCAGGTCGCCGGTCAGGGTTTCGCAGGCAAGGACATCGCCGTCTGCGTCCTGGATGAAGAAGGCCGCGCCGTTGTTAGCGAAAAGCTCCGCCTAACCAAAGATGACACCACGCAGGTGGTCCGTCTCCGCGTCCCCGCCGTCAGGCCCGGCGTCTCCTTCTACCGCCTCGCCGTCATGGAGGCAGGACTGGCAGCCAAGGTCGCCAAGGACGAATGGAAAACCCTTTCCAAAGAAGCCACGCTCGCCAACAACGAGCGCCACCTCGCCATTGACCGTGGGGCCGGTCCTTATCGCGTCCTCTACATCTCCGGCCGACCTAACTGGGAGTATAAATTCCTCCGCCGCGCTCTCATGGGCGATGACGAAATTCAGCTCCCCTCCCTCATCCGCATCGCCAAGCGCGAGCCCAAGTTCGAATGGCGCGGCCGCACCGGCGAAACCAGCAATCCCCTCTTTCGCGGTTTCGGCCAGCAGGGGGAGGCCCAGCGTTATGACCAGCCTGTGCTCATTCGCCTCGGTACCCGCGATGCCGCCGAGCTCAGCGACGGCTTCCCCAAATCCCCCGAAGAGCTTTTTGGCGAATACCGCGCTATCATCATTGACGACCTCGAGGCCGCCTTCTTCACCCAGGAACAGATGAACCTCATGGAGCGTTTCGTCAGCGAGCGCGGCGGTGCTCTTCTCATGCTTGGCGGCCAGGAAAACTATCAGGCTGGCGGATACGACCACACCCCCGTCGGCCGCATGCTCCCCGTCTATCTGGACCGCATCAGCAAGTCTCCTGCCCTCGCCAATGGCCGCCTCAATCTCACCCGTGAAGGCTGGCTGGAACCCTGGACCCGCCTGCGTCCTGGGCGCGAGGAGGACGAGCAGCGCCTGGCCCAGATGCCCGGCTTCCAATCCGTGAACCAGACCTTCTCCATCAAGCCCGGAGCCAGCGTCCTGGCCACCGTCAGCGGTGATGAACATGATTCCCTGCCCGCCCTCGCCGCCCAGCGCTTTGGTGAAGGCCGTGTCGCCTCCCTGATGATCGCCGACATGTGGCGCTGGGGCATGCGCGATGAAACTACAGCCAAAGACCTGGAGCGCGCCTGGCGGCAGATGATGCGCTGGCTCGTCGTGGATGTCCCGGACCGCATCCAGATCGTCAGCACTCCCGAGGACGGCCGCATCAAGCTCGAAGTCCGCGTCCGCGACCGCTCCTTTCGCGCCCAGGACGATGCCATGGTTAAGATCGAAGTCACCGGCCCCGATGGTAAACCCTCCACCCTCTACGCCGAGCCAAGCCTCAAAGAAGCCGGCCTCTTTGAAGCCGAGTTTTTCCCCCGCGATTCCGGCCCCTATCGCGCCGCCGCCACCGTCGAATCTACCGCTGACAACACGCTCCCCGCTGATAAAATCCTCGGTGCCAAAGCTACCGGCTGGGTCCACGACCCCCTCACCGCCGAGTTTGCCTCGGTCAAACCCGGCAACGACTGGATGGACCGCATCGCCCAGGAATCCGGCGGCCAGAAGCTCCTTCTCAAAGACATCAGTTCTCTCCCCGACCTGCTGAAAAACATCCGTGTCCCCGTCGAGGAAACCATCACCAAGCCCCTCTGGCACACCCCCTGGATCTTCGCCCTCGTCCTCACCCTCCTTACTCTCGAATGGTATCTTCGTCGCAAAGGAGGCATGGTATGA